Proteins from one Legionella taurinensis genomic window:
- a CDS encoding aminoglycoside phosphotransferase family protein — translation MQHRQSALSKWLQNVLPRQHHELVPLTGDASFRRYYRLRYNGISRIVMDAPPDKETMRPFLLVGELLRQAGVKTPTVYACDEAQGFALLDDFGDTLLLSQLTPDRADSLYRQALASLVIMQQCATATHDCSLPSFDRSFMRQELELFSTWFLDGYLKVKLTSAEQTMLEQSFDWLTTEISRLPQVFIHRDYHSRNIMILESGELGIIDFQDAMKGPLTYDLVSLLKDCYIQWPCEQVRDWVHCFHAQSAIAQQLPFQDFFRAFELCGLQRHLKVLGVFSRLFIRDHKPGYLNDLPLTLHYTLAFLESCEELQPFYQFMQRRIQLP, via the coding sequence ATGCAACATCGTCAAAGCGCACTGAGCAAATGGCTTCAGAACGTGCTTCCCCGGCAACACCATGAGTTAGTGCCTTTAACCGGGGATGCAAGCTTCAGACGCTACTATCGCCTCCGTTATAACGGCATCAGCCGCATCGTCATGGATGCGCCGCCGGATAAGGAAACCATGCGGCCGTTTTTGCTGGTTGGCGAGTTATTACGACAGGCCGGAGTCAAGACACCCACGGTGTATGCCTGCGATGAAGCCCAGGGATTTGCCCTACTCGACGATTTTGGCGACACGCTGCTGCTTTCGCAATTGACGCCCGATCGTGCCGACTCGCTTTACCGTCAGGCGCTTGCCAGTTTAGTCATCATGCAGCAATGCGCAACAGCAACGCATGACTGTTCGCTCCCCTCCTTTGACCGGTCCTTCATGCGGCAGGAATTAGAGTTGTTCTCCACTTGGTTTCTCGACGGCTATTTGAAAGTTAAACTGACTTCGGCTGAACAGACCATGCTGGAACAATCCTTTGACTGGTTAACGACTGAAATCAGCCGTCTGCCTCAGGTCTTTATCCACCGGGATTATCACTCCCGTAACATCATGATCCTTGAATCGGGGGAATTGGGCATTATTGATTTTCAGGATGCCATGAAGGGCCCGTTAACCTATGATTTGGTGTCGCTGCTTAAGGATTGCTACATCCAGTGGCCCTGCGAGCAGGTCCGTGATTGGGTCCACTGCTTCCACGCCCAATCCGCCATTGCCCAACAATTGCCATTTCAGGATTTTTTCCGCGCTTTCGAATTGTGCGGTCTGCAGCGGCATCTAAAAGTCCTGGGTGTCTTTTCGCGCCTGTTTATCCGTGACCACAAGCCAGGCTACTTAAACGACTTGCCACTGACCTTGCATTATACCCTGGCCTTCCTGGAGTCCTGTGAAGAATTGCAGCCCTTTTACCAATTCATGCAACGCAGGATTCAATTACCATGA
- the murU gene encoding N-acetylmuramate alpha-1-phosphate uridylyltransferase MurU produces MKTAMILAAGRGERLKPVTLYTPKAMCRVQGIPLIERHVVNLARAGFEKIIINHAYLGGQIRHHLGDGRRFGVTIHYSPEPPGGLETGGGIQNALQLLGDAPFLTVNADIITHYDFTRLALPQDSLLHLVLVPNPAHNRAGDFGLTTEGRLTNDRVYTYPGIACYHPQALKHCLPGRYSVVPLMRALVRNQQATGELFEGVWLDIGSTDRLNQANTLACD; encoded by the coding sequence ATGAAAACAGCGATGATTTTAGCCGCTGGGCGCGGTGAACGTTTAAAGCCAGTGACACTTTATACCCCTAAAGCCATGTGCCGCGTCCAGGGCATACCGCTCATTGAACGCCATGTGGTGAATCTTGCGCGGGCGGGATTTGAAAAAATCATTATCAACCATGCCTACCTGGGTGGGCAGATTCGCCATCATCTCGGCGATGGCCGACGTTTTGGAGTGACTATCCATTACTCCCCAGAACCCCCGGGGGGGCTTGAAACCGGCGGCGGCATTCAGAATGCGCTTCAGCTGTTGGGCGATGCCCCCTTCCTCACGGTCAATGCCGACATCATAACCCATTATGATTTCACCCGTCTTGCCTTGCCTCAGGATTCACTGCTGCACCTTGTGTTGGTCCCCAATCCGGCCCATAACCGGGCAGGGGACTTTGGTTTGACAACCGAAGGCCGGTTAACCAACGATCGGGTTTACACCTATCCGGGGATTGCCTGCTATCATCCTCAAGCGCTTAAGCATTGCCTGCCAGGACGCTATTCGGTAGTGCCGCTGATGCGTGCCCTGGTGCGAAACCAGCAGGCTACAGGGGAATTGTTCGAGGGTGTGTGGCTGGATATCGGCTCGACCGACAGGCTTAACCAGGCCAATACCCTGGCCTGTGACTAA
- a CDS encoding acyl-CoA dehydrogenase, translated as MAATFLLIAYLAFTLIVLYRAMSPIIWEAGSIVYLLIATVYLDMHWLPTIIIALGILAAVAVIRAEPLRQALTDFFYARSGKAIPKLSKTEEEALNAGETWLEKDIFTGTPDWQKLSAVSTSLTDEEQHFLDNETKTLCDMLDEWETIQHGDLPEKVWSYLKKNGFFGLVISKEFGGKGFSARAHSDIVMKIASRSGVAAVTVMVPNSLGPGELLHYYGTDEQKQQYLPNLARGVDIPCFALTEPGAGSDATSIQSEAIVMKKKVGNKTELYLKIDLNKRWITLAPVATLIGLAVNLKDPDGLLQGEGEEGITCLLIPRDTENLEIGNRHLPADQPFMNGTIRGKNIVVPITTIIGGQKNAGRGWQMLVECLSIGRSISLPALGAASSTIAYLATGAFAHIRRQFNVDIGQFEGIQEKLAEVAGLNYLINATRLLTVAAVNQHKKPSVASAITKYFNTELARIVINDAMDIHAGRAVVVGPRNYMTSFYLGIPVSVTVEGANIMSRNLLIFGQGSMACHPYVRDEFYAISREDKPAFHTLLWKHIHYFMQNFAKTICSGWTGGLFISAPNNGMKRAYQRLARLSHAYAWLADLSLIYLGGDLKRRERLSARLADGLSYLYMAMGVLLTYEQNEEHADEKLHAQWAVDYCFYHAQRAMIAFCANFPSRTLGVIMRLLAFPLGQTMRYPSDKADHQLAKRMMTNNHYRDRIKKRIYLSGDRRQPVDKMEETLQMVLKSADLYKKVSDLRRLKFDDMKVKLAEKVSQGQLTQQEMDDLIAVEKARWDAMQVDEFTFESMKNKTFTSVADNLPNPVD; from the coding sequence ATGGCCGCTACGTTCTTGTTGATTGCCTACCTGGCATTTACCCTGATTGTCCTTTATCGGGCGATGAGTCCCATCATCTGGGAAGCCGGCAGTATTGTGTATCTGCTTATCGCGACGGTGTACCTGGATATGCATTGGTTACCAACGATCATTATCGCATTGGGTATTCTCGCGGCTGTGGCGGTTATCCGGGCCGAACCCTTGCGCCAGGCCCTCACTGATTTTTTTTATGCTCGCTCAGGAAAAGCCATCCCTAAACTGTCCAAAACCGAAGAAGAAGCGTTAAATGCCGGTGAAACCTGGTTGGAAAAAGACATTTTTACCGGTACGCCGGATTGGCAGAAACTCAGCGCGGTGTCCACGTCCTTAACCGACGAAGAGCAGCATTTTCTTGATAACGAAACCAAAACGCTGTGCGATATGCTGGATGAATGGGAAACTATTCAACACGGGGATTTACCGGAGAAAGTCTGGTCCTACTTAAAAAAGAATGGCTTTTTCGGCTTGGTCATCAGCAAGGAATTTGGCGGCAAGGGTTTTTCTGCTCGTGCCCATTCTGACATCGTCATGAAGATTGCCAGCCGCTCCGGTGTTGCCGCGGTGACCGTGATGGTCCCCAACTCGCTTGGCCCGGGCGAGTTGTTGCATTACTACGGTACGGATGAGCAGAAGCAGCAGTACCTGCCTAATCTCGCTCGAGGCGTCGACATTCCCTGCTTTGCCCTGACTGAACCGGGCGCCGGGAGCGATGCGACTTCCATCCAGTCTGAGGCGATTGTGATGAAGAAAAAGGTGGGCAACAAAACGGAATTGTATTTAAAAATTGATTTGAACAAACGCTGGATTACCCTCGCACCCGTCGCCACGCTCATCGGCCTCGCGGTTAACCTCAAAGACCCGGATGGCTTGTTACAGGGTGAAGGCGAAGAAGGGATCACCTGCCTGTTGATTCCGCGCGATACCGAAAATCTGGAAATCGGCAATCGCCATTTGCCCGCCGATCAACCCTTTATGAACGGCACTATCCGTGGCAAAAACATTGTGGTCCCCATCACCACCATCATCGGCGGCCAAAAAAATGCTGGGCGCGGCTGGCAAATGCTGGTGGAGTGCCTGTCCATCGGCCGCTCGATTTCGCTGCCCGCACTGGGTGCCGCATCGTCCACCATCGCCTATCTGGCTACCGGTGCCTTTGCTCACATTCGCCGTCAATTCAATGTCGACATCGGCCAGTTTGAGGGGATTCAGGAAAAGCTGGCGGAAGTGGCTGGTTTGAATTACCTCATCAACGCCACGCGCCTGCTGACGGTGGCAGCGGTCAATCAACATAAAAAGCCTTCTGTGGCTTCGGCGATTACCAAATACTTCAATACCGAGCTTGCCCGAATTGTCATTAATGATGCCATGGATATCCATGCCGGGCGTGCGGTAGTGGTGGGTCCACGCAATTACATGACCAGCTTTTATTTAGGCATTCCTGTGTCGGTGACGGTGGAAGGTGCCAATATCATGTCCCGCAATCTGTTGATCTTTGGTCAGGGTTCGATGGCCTGTCACCCCTATGTCCGCGATGAATTTTATGCCATTTCACGCGAAGACAAACCGGCCTTTCATACCCTGCTGTGGAAACACATCCATTATTTCATGCAAAATTTTGCCAAGACCATTTGTTCTGGCTGGACTGGCGGCCTGTTTATCAGTGCCCCCAACAACGGCATGAAAAGAGCTTATCAACGCCTGGCGCGTTTAAGTCATGCATACGCTTGGTTGGCCGATTTATCCCTGATTTATCTTGGTGGGGATTTAAAACGCCGCGAGCGCCTGTCGGCGCGTCTGGCAGATGGTCTTTCTTATCTCTACATGGCCATGGGCGTTCTTCTCACTTACGAGCAGAACGAAGAACATGCGGATGAGAAACTGCATGCGCAATGGGCGGTGGATTACTGCTTTTATCACGCCCAACGGGCAATGATTGCCTTTTGTGCCAATTTCCCTTCCCGTACGCTGGGTGTGATCATGCGGCTGCTGGCTTTCCCCTTGGGACAAACCATGCGCTACCCCAGCGACAAGGCCGACCATCAATTGGCCAAACGGATGATGACCAATAACCATTACCGCGATCGCATTAAGAAACGCATCTACCTCTCAGGCGATCGGCGACAACCCGTGGATAAAATGGAAGAGACGCTGCAGATGGTATTGAAAAGCGCTGATCTGTATAAAAAAGTCAGTGATCTTCGCCGCTTAAAATTCGATGACATGAAAGTAAAGCTGGCGGAAAAAGTCAGCCAGGGGCAATTGACGCAACAGGAAATGGATGACTTGATCGCGGTTGAAAAGGCGCGATGGGATGCGATGCAGGTGGATGAATTCACGTTCGAATCCATGAAAAACAAAACATTCACGTCGGTGGCGGATAATTTACCCAACCCGGTCGATTAA
- a CDS encoding chromate transporter, with protein MISTLLALMASFGKIGFISLGGGNSMLKLIEYEAVVYRHWISPEEFVNMVGTTFLFPGLTAVKLSAVIGYKAAGFWGLILAVVSINLPGLILAVLGYRFLSNSTSVMAHKIMVSVQYGALALLAAASFSVAQGVVSMYYSLSISIATVLFFIALVYLQLSPFWGFIAFIGICFFIVR; from the coding sequence ATGATTAGTACTCTCCTGGCGTTGATGGCAAGTTTCGGCAAAATTGGCTTTATCTCACTGGGCGGCGGTAATTCCATGCTGAAGTTGATTGAATACGAGGCTGTCGTCTACCGGCATTGGATTAGTCCCGAAGAATTTGTAAACATGGTCGGTACGACCTTTTTATTCCCCGGCTTAACGGCCGTGAAATTGTCCGCGGTCATCGGCTACAAAGCCGCCGGCTTCTGGGGACTCATCCTGGCCGTTGTCAGCATTAATTTACCGGGTTTGATTTTAGCCGTACTGGGTTACCGCTTTTTAAGCAACAGCACCAGTGTCATGGCTCATAAAATCATGGTTTCGGTTCAGTATGGGGCCCTGGCCTTGCTGGCCGCTGCGTCGTTTTCGGTGGCTCAGGGGGTAGTGAGTATGTATTATTCTCTTTCCATCAGTATTGCGACGGTGTTGTTTTTCATTGCCCTGGTTTATTTGCAGTTATCGCCGTTTTGGGGATTTATTGCCTTTATCGGCATTTG